Proteins from one Candidatus Margulisiibacteriota bacterium genomic window:
- the plsY gene encoding glycerol-3-phosphate 1-O-acyltransferase PlsY, with the protein MTLAASLLACYLIGSIPFSYIFSRLRRGVDPRQAGTGNVGASNALIVAGKLAAVLAVIGDTAKGILAVVIARWLGLNDWGIVFSSLAVVLGHDFPVFLGFRGGKGVATTGGILIGLDPFFAGIIILLWVFCMLILQRFIPGSLLTFLLLPLIMWMGFWRFPYIVWAIVNAVLVFYVHRQDIKRFLAGNELTIQESLAKTFNK; encoded by the coding sequence ATGACCTTAGCGGCTTCCCTTCTGGCCTGTTATTTGATCGGTTCGATCCCCTTTAGTTACATCTTTTCCCGGCTCCGCCGCGGCGTCGACCCGCGCCAGGCCGGGACCGGCAATGTCGGTGCCTCCAACGCTTTGATCGTGGCCGGGAAACTGGCGGCGGTCCTGGCGGTGATCGGCGATACCGCCAAGGGGATCCTGGCGGTCGTGATCGCGCGCTGGCTCGGTCTGAACGACTGGGGGATCGTCTTTTCCTCCCTGGCGGTCGTTCTGGGCCACGATTTTCCCGTTTTCCTCGGTTTTCGGGGTGGAAAAGGGGTTGCCACGACCGGCGGAATCCTGATCGGGCTCGATCCGTTTTTTGCCGGCATCATCATCCTGCTGTGGGTGTTCTGCATGCTGATCCTGCAGCGGTTCATTCCCGGTTCGCTGTTAACTTTTCTTCTCCTCCCTTTGATCATGTGGATGGGATTCTGGCGTTTCCCCTACATCGTTTGGGCGATCGTCAATGCGGTTTTGGTTTTTTATGTCCACCGGCAGGATATCAAGCGTTTCCTGGCCGGTAACGAGCTGACTATCCAGGAATCTCTGGCCAAAACATTCAATAAATGA
- a CDS encoding M23 family metallopeptidase — protein MDKNTKKQRFYTIMVVPHDARGKPVSIKLPASWVYTAVTLTCFFLLVVGSSIVYSTLLSRRLVDYADTVSKNKQQEAVISSFSAKTDKVARQIDELVKKDNELRKQLGLKGWEIKEVRTTVPTAEKVNYLLEKAEERLAQKRKSHEELLQWVSFVRSRYAATPSTWPIYGRLVSFFGYRRYPWRGMHTGVDIQAGYGAGVRATAPGVVTYTGWRHGYGKTVEISHGHGVATLYAHNSNYAVKVGQRIKKGQIVCYVGTTGWTTGPHLHYEVRRYDRPINPVAFLDLNMMTASRLWRE, from the coding sequence ATGGATAAGAATACTAAAAAGCAAAGGTTTTATACCATCATGGTCGTACCCCATGATGCCCGGGGGAAGCCGGTCAGCATCAAGCTTCCCGCGAGCTGGGTGTACACAGCCGTGACCCTGACCTGCTTTTTCCTCCTGGTCGTCGGTTCCTCGATAGTCTACTCAACTCTCCTTTCCCGCCGGCTGGTCGACTATGCCGACACGGTCTCCAAGAACAAACAGCAGGAGGCGGTGATCAGCTCTTTTTCGGCCAAGACCGACAAAGTCGCCCGCCAGATCGACGAACTGGTCAAAAAGGACAATGAACTGCGTAAACAGCTTGGCCTGAAAGGGTGGGAGATCAAGGAAGTGCGGACCACGGTCCCGACCGCGGAAAAGGTCAACTATCTCCTGGAGAAAGCGGAAGAGCGGTTGGCGCAAAAACGGAAAAGCCACGAAGAATTGCTCCAGTGGGTCAGCTTTGTCCGCTCCCGCTACGCGGCAACCCCGTCGACCTGGCCGATCTACGGGCGGCTGGTCTCTTTCTTCGGTTATCGCCGCTACCCCTGGCGCGGGATGCACACCGGGGTAGATATCCAGGCCGGCTACGGCGCGGGGGTCCGCGCGACCGCTCCCGGCGTCGTGACCTACACCGGCTGGCGCCACGGCTACGGGAAAACCGTCGAGATCAGCCACGGCCACGGCGTGGCCACGCTCTACGCCCACAACTCCAATTACGCGGTCAAGGTCGGCCAGCGCATTAAGAAAGGCCAGATCGTTTGTTACGTCGGCACGACCGGCTGGACCACCGGCCCGCACCTGCATTACGAGGTCCGCCGCTACGACCGGCCGATCAATCCGGTGGCGTTCCTGGACCTGAACATGATGACCGCCAGCCGGCTCTGGAGGGAATAA
- a CDS encoding polymer-forming cytoskeletal protein translates to MFANAKRPPLLSGGMDSIIGENARIKGELISKGSVNVAGEFEGAVKADGEVIIAPSGKVVGELHGGTVSVSGRVDGNIYAKETLEVCKTGRVHGDLSGGRIVIEEGATYHGRVQVESGPSAAEPPQT, encoded by the coding sequence ATGTTTGCCAACGCTAAACGGCCCCCGCTCCTCAGTGGAGGGATGGATTCGATCATCGGCGAGAACGCCCGGATCAAGGGGGAGCTGATCTCCAAAGGCTCGGTCAACGTGGCCGGCGAGTTCGAAGGCGCGGTCAAGGCCGACGGCGAAGTGATCATTGCGCCCAGCGGTAAAGTGGTCGGCGAGCTGCACGGCGGGACCGTCAGCGTTTCCGGCCGGGTCGACGGCAACATTTACGCCAAAGAGACTCTGGAGGTCTGCAAGACCGGCCGGGTCCACGGCGACCTGTCCGGTGGCCGGATCGTCATCGAAGAAGGGGCGACCTACCACGGCCGGGTCCAGGTCGAATCGGGCCCGAGCGCGGCCGAACCGCCGCAGACTTAG
- the rsmI gene encoding 16S rRNA (cytidine(1402)-2'-O)-methyltransferase has translation MAGTLFIVATPIGNLEDITFRAVRILSEVDLIAAEDTRHSKILLMKYQINTPLTSYHKFNIKGKTPHLLEQLQLGKNIALISDSGMPGISDPGQEIIKAAVEQNIRVEAIPGPSASLAALAVSGLPTDRFLFLGFLPKKPGKKRKALERALAEEGSLIIYESPFRVVKTVREIHAIMGDRQIAVCRELTKKFEEVIRGTAGEVAEQLAAKNVKGEIVIVVSGQVTQRESN, from the coding sequence ATGGCCGGCACGCTTTTTATCGTTGCCACGCCGATCGGCAACCTGGAAGACATCACCTTCCGCGCCGTCCGGATCCTCTCGGAGGTCGACCTGATCGCCGCCGAAGATACCCGCCACAGTAAAATTCTATTAATGAAATACCAGATCAACACGCCGCTGACCTCTTATCATAAATTTAACATCAAAGGAAAGACGCCGCATTTGCTCGAACAGCTCCAGCTGGGCAAGAACATCGCCCTGATCTCCGATTCGGGCATGCCGGGGATCTCGGACCCGGGGCAGGAGATCATCAAGGCCGCTGTGGAGCAGAACATCCGGGTTGAAGCCATTCCCGGGCCGTCGGCTTCGCTGGCGGCCCTGGCCGTTTCCGGTTTGCCGACCGATCGTTTTTTGTTCCTGGGATTTCTGCCGAAGAAACCGGGGAAAAAACGGAAGGCGCTGGAGCGGGCGCTGGCGGAAGAGGGCTCGCTCATTATTTATGAATCGCCGTTCCGGGTCGTCAAAACGGTGCGGGAGATCCATGCTATAATGGGCGACCGGCAAATAGCCGTTTGCCGCGAGTTGACCAAGAAGTTCGAAGAAGTCATCCGGGGAACGGCGGGGGAGGTGGCCGAACAGTTAGCGGCGAAGAACGTCAAAGGCGAGATCGTGATCGTGGTTTCCGGGCAAGTTACTCAACGGGAGAGTAATTAG